One segment of Rosa chinensis cultivar Old Blush chromosome 6, RchiOBHm-V2, whole genome shotgun sequence DNA contains the following:
- the LOC112172795 gene encoding auxilin-related protein 1 isoform X3, with protein sequence MDEFGVLTERFGLKPQGKSAPMAASRRATPTNNPQTTSYASSSRSSAYSNSNSNSAYASFLDDQTGFFSQSSSTQNTAGSGGFNDYVGIFSGGVTRPAQQQSQGSDFNLDSMFSGSSANTSSFDDGFGVFGNSGGSVNSNVKDDDFFGSFASAPNQSAAPSNDLLGDLGGVARKLQSTSNSNRNGNTTGTPANNAADSDDLLPGFGVSNASNSGTYTQESRTQQSTVNSTKSNFSSPMDDPFVVLESVSSSTPADSLDYLSELEQFSKMSNSGGANHGGSSNSSTKLKAPPKPAQVSKERSSGVSSIDDLEKFASAGVPNSAPRVPSRNKGVESSATRHGKSSGDDLDFMLSTGFRSSSVPKSRVKNADPIFDAQTVNRGGPRPQRTSSRTSGSMKKSPSASGIFDDLFSMEGASPMVAEFEEVEGESEERRKARLGRHQRTKERALQAVADMNQRDLRTQQEQEERRRIAEAMDAKIKGWAAGKEGNMRALLSSLQSVLWPDCGWEPVSLTDLITSGSVKKVYRKATLCVHPDKVQQKGASLQQKYTAEKVFDILKEAWTKFNKEELS encoded by the exons ATGGACGAATTCGGTGTTTTGACCGAGAGATTTGGCCTGAAACCGCAAGGCAAATCGGCGCCGATGGCCGCATCCAGAAGAGCAACACCCACCAACAACCCCCAAACGACGTCGTATGCATCCTCCTCCAGATCTTCCGcctattccaattccaattccaattccgcCTACGCTTCTTTTCTCGACGATCAAACCGGCTTCTTCTCCCAATCGAGCTCTACCCAAAACACGGCCGGCTCCGGCGGATTCAACGATTACGTCGGCATCTTCAGCGGCGGAGTCACTAGACCCGCACAGCAGCAATCCCAAGGCTCCGACTTTAATTTGGATTCCATGTTTTCGGGTTCGAGTGCCAATACGTCGTCGTTTGACGACGGCTTTGGTGTGTTTGGGAACTCCGGTGGTTCGGTCAATAGTAATGTGAAGGATGATGACTTTTTCGGGTCGTTTGCTTCGGCTCCGAACCAGAGTGCAGCTCCGAGCAATGACCTGCTGGGTGATCTCGGTGGAGTAGCAAGGAAATTGCAGAGTACGAGCAATAGTAATAGAAATGGGAACACGACCGGAACGCCGGCCAACAATGCAGCTGATTCTGATGATTTGTTACCTGGCTTTGGTGTTAGCAATGCTTCCAATAGTGG AACTTACACACAGGAAAGTCGTACTCAGCAATCAACTGTTAATTCAACTAAGTCAAACTTCAGTTCACCAATGGATGACCCTTTTGTGGTCTTAGAATCAGTTTCAAGTTCAACACCAGCAGATTCCTTAGATTATCTTTCAGAACTGGAACAATTCAGTAAGATGAGTAATTCTGGAGGCGCGAACCACGGTGGTTCATCAAATAGTTCTACAAAACTGAAAGCGCCCCCAAAACCAGCTCAAGTTTCAAAGG AAAGGAGCTCTGGTGTGTCTTCTATAGATGATCTTGAGAAATTTGCCAGTGCTGGGGTGCCAAATAGTGCTCCCAGAGTTCCTTCTCGTAACAAAGGGGTAGAATCCTCAGCCACCAGAcatggtaaatcaagtggagaTGATCTAGATTTCATGTTGAGCACAGGTTTTCGATCTAGCAGTGTACCGAAGTCAAGGGTTAAAAATGCG GACCCAATATTTGATGCACAGACAGTCAACAGAGGAGGGCCTAGGCCCCAAAGGACATCTTCTAGGACCTCAGGTAGCATGAAGAAGTCCCCTTCTGCAAGTGGTATCTTTGATGACCTCTTTTCAATGGAGGGag CTTCCCCAATGGTTGCAGAATTTGAGGAGGTTGAAGGTGAAAGTGAAGAAAGACGAAAAGCCAGATTGGGACGGCACCAGAGAACAAAGGAACGCGCG TTGCAAGCAGTGGCAGATATGAACCAACGCGATTTGCGTACTCAGCAGGAGCAGGAAGAGAGGCGT AGAATTGCTGAGGCTATGGATGCTAAAATAAAGGGATGGGCTGCAGGGAAAGAAGGGAATATGCGTGCACTATTGTCTTCATTGCAATCC GTTCTTTGGCCTGACTGTGGATGGGAGCCAGTTTCACTCACAGATTTGATTACTTCTGGTTCAGTTAAAAAGGTTTACAGAAAGGCCACATTGTGTGTCCATCCAGATAAGGTTCAACAGAAAGGAGCTAGTCTTCAACAAAAATATACTGCAGAGAAGGTTTTTGATATTCTTAAG GAAGCTTGGACCAAGTTCAACAAGGAGGAACTTTCTTAG
- the LOC112172795 gene encoding auxilin-related protein 1 isoform X2 has product MDEFGVLTERFGLKPQGKSAPMAASRRATPTNNPQTTSYASSSRSSAYSNSNSNSAYASFLDDQTGFFSQSSSTQNTAGSGGFNDYVGIFSGGVTRPAQQQSQGSDFNLDSMFSGSSANTSSFDDGFGVFGNSGGSVNSNVKDDDFFGSFASAPNQSAAPSNDLLGDLGGVARKLQSTSNSNRNGNTTGTPANNAADSDDLLPGFGVSNASNSGFLFRTYTQESRTQQSTVNSTKSNFSSPMDDPFVVLESVSSSTPADSLDYLSELEQFSKMSNSGGANHGGSSNSSTKLKAPPKPAQVSKERSSGVSSIDDLEKFASAGVPNSAPRVPSRNKGVESSATRHGKSSGDDLDFMLSTGFRSSSVPKSRVKNADPIFDAQTVNRGGPRPQRTSSRTSGSMKKSPSASGIFDDLFSMEGASPMVAEFEEVEGESEERRKARLGRHQRTKERALQAVADMNQRDLRTQQEQEERRRIAEAMDAKIKGWAAGKEGNMRALLSSLQSVLWPDCGWEPVSLTDLITSGSVKKVYRKATLCVHPDKVQQKGASLQQKYTAEKVFDILKEAWTKFNKEELS; this is encoded by the exons ATGGACGAATTCGGTGTTTTGACCGAGAGATTTGGCCTGAAACCGCAAGGCAAATCGGCGCCGATGGCCGCATCCAGAAGAGCAACACCCACCAACAACCCCCAAACGACGTCGTATGCATCCTCCTCCAGATCTTCCGcctattccaattccaattccaattccgcCTACGCTTCTTTTCTCGACGATCAAACCGGCTTCTTCTCCCAATCGAGCTCTACCCAAAACACGGCCGGCTCCGGCGGATTCAACGATTACGTCGGCATCTTCAGCGGCGGAGTCACTAGACCCGCACAGCAGCAATCCCAAGGCTCCGACTTTAATTTGGATTCCATGTTTTCGGGTTCGAGTGCCAATACGTCGTCGTTTGACGACGGCTTTGGTGTGTTTGGGAACTCCGGTGGTTCGGTCAATAGTAATGTGAAGGATGATGACTTTTTCGGGTCGTTTGCTTCGGCTCCGAACCAGAGTGCAGCTCCGAGCAATGACCTGCTGGGTGATCTCGGTGGAGTAGCAAGGAAATTGCAGAGTACGAGCAATAGTAATAGAAATGGGAACACGACCGGAACGCCGGCCAACAATGCAGCTGATTCTGATGATTTGTTACCTGGCTTTGGTGTTAGCAATGCTTCCAATAGTGG TTTTTTGTTCAGAACTTACACACAGGAAAGTCGTACTCAGCAATCAACTGTTAATTCAACTAAGTCAAACTTCAGTTCACCAATGGATGACCCTTTTGTGGTCTTAGAATCAGTTTCAAGTTCAACACCAGCAGATTCCTTAGATTATCTTTCAGAACTGGAACAATTCAGTAAGATGAGTAATTCTGGAGGCGCGAACCACGGTGGTTCATCAAATAGTTCTACAAAACTGAAAGCGCCCCCAAAACCAGCTCAAGTTTCAAAGG AAAGGAGCTCTGGTGTGTCTTCTATAGATGATCTTGAGAAATTTGCCAGTGCTGGGGTGCCAAATAGTGCTCCCAGAGTTCCTTCTCGTAACAAAGGGGTAGAATCCTCAGCCACCAGAcatggtaaatcaagtggagaTGATCTAGATTTCATGTTGAGCACAGGTTTTCGATCTAGCAGTGTACCGAAGTCAAGGGTTAAAAATGCG GACCCAATATTTGATGCACAGACAGTCAACAGAGGAGGGCCTAGGCCCCAAAGGACATCTTCTAGGACCTCAGGTAGCATGAAGAAGTCCCCTTCTGCAAGTGGTATCTTTGATGACCTCTTTTCAATGGAGGGag CTTCCCCAATGGTTGCAGAATTTGAGGAGGTTGAAGGTGAAAGTGAAGAAAGACGAAAAGCCAGATTGGGACGGCACCAGAGAACAAAGGAACGCGCG TTGCAAGCAGTGGCAGATATGAACCAACGCGATTTGCGTACTCAGCAGGAGCAGGAAGAGAGGCGT AGAATTGCTGAGGCTATGGATGCTAAAATAAAGGGATGGGCTGCAGGGAAAGAAGGGAATATGCGTGCACTATTGTCTTCATTGCAATCC GTTCTTTGGCCTGACTGTGGATGGGAGCCAGTTTCACTCACAGATTTGATTACTTCTGGTTCAGTTAAAAAGGTTTACAGAAAGGCCACATTGTGTGTCCATCCAGATAAGGTTCAACAGAAAGGAGCTAGTCTTCAACAAAAATATACTGCAGAGAAGGTTTTTGATATTCTTAAG GAAGCTTGGACCAAGTTCAACAAGGAGGAACTTTCTTAG
- the LOC112172795 gene encoding auxilin-related protein 1 isoform X4 has protein sequence MDEFGVLTERFGLKPQGKSAPMAASRRATPTNNPQTTSYASSSRSSAYSNSNSNSAYASFLDDQTGFFSQSSSTQNTAGSGGFNDYVGIFSGGVTRPAQQQSQGSDFNLDSMFSGSSANTSSFDDGFGVFGNSGGSVNSNVKDDDFFGSFASAPNQSAAPSNDLLGDLGGVARKLQSTSNSNRNGNTTGTPANNAADSDDLLPGFGVSNASNSGFLFRTYTQESRTQQSTVNSTKSNFSSPMDDPFVVLESVSSSTPADSLDYLSELEQFSKMSNSGGANHGGSSNSSTKLKAPPKPAQVSKERSSGVSSIDDLEKFASAGVPNSAPRVPSRNKGVESSATRHGKSSGDDLDFMLSTGFRSSSVPKSRVKNATVNRGGPRPQRTSSRTSGSMKKSPSASGIFDDLFSMEGASPMVAEFEEVEGESEERRKARLGRHQRTKERALQAVADMNQRDLRTQQEQEERRRIAEAMDAKIKGWAAGKEGNMRALLSSLQSVLWPDCGWEPVSLTDLITSGSVKKVYRKATLCVHPDKVQQKGASLQQKYTAEKVFDILKEAWTKFNKEELS, from the exons ATGGACGAATTCGGTGTTTTGACCGAGAGATTTGGCCTGAAACCGCAAGGCAAATCGGCGCCGATGGCCGCATCCAGAAGAGCAACACCCACCAACAACCCCCAAACGACGTCGTATGCATCCTCCTCCAGATCTTCCGcctattccaattccaattccaattccgcCTACGCTTCTTTTCTCGACGATCAAACCGGCTTCTTCTCCCAATCGAGCTCTACCCAAAACACGGCCGGCTCCGGCGGATTCAACGATTACGTCGGCATCTTCAGCGGCGGAGTCACTAGACCCGCACAGCAGCAATCCCAAGGCTCCGACTTTAATTTGGATTCCATGTTTTCGGGTTCGAGTGCCAATACGTCGTCGTTTGACGACGGCTTTGGTGTGTTTGGGAACTCCGGTGGTTCGGTCAATAGTAATGTGAAGGATGATGACTTTTTCGGGTCGTTTGCTTCGGCTCCGAACCAGAGTGCAGCTCCGAGCAATGACCTGCTGGGTGATCTCGGTGGAGTAGCAAGGAAATTGCAGAGTACGAGCAATAGTAATAGAAATGGGAACACGACCGGAACGCCGGCCAACAATGCAGCTGATTCTGATGATTTGTTACCTGGCTTTGGTGTTAGCAATGCTTCCAATAGTGG TTTTTTGTTCAGAACTTACACACAGGAAAGTCGTACTCAGCAATCAACTGTTAATTCAACTAAGTCAAACTTCAGTTCACCAATGGATGACCCTTTTGTGGTCTTAGAATCAGTTTCAAGTTCAACACCAGCAGATTCCTTAGATTATCTTTCAGAACTGGAACAATTCAGTAAGATGAGTAATTCTGGAGGCGCGAACCACGGTGGTTCATCAAATAGTTCTACAAAACTGAAAGCGCCCCCAAAACCAGCTCAAGTTTCAAAGG AAAGGAGCTCTGGTGTGTCTTCTATAGATGATCTTGAGAAATTTGCCAGTGCTGGGGTGCCAAATAGTGCTCCCAGAGTTCCTTCTCGTAACAAAGGGGTAGAATCCTCAGCCACCAGAcatggtaaatcaagtggagaTGATCTAGATTTCATGTTGAGCACAGGTTTTCGATCTAGCAGTGTACCGAAGTCAAGGGTTAAAAATGCG ACAGTCAACAGAGGAGGGCCTAGGCCCCAAAGGACATCTTCTAGGACCTCAGGTAGCATGAAGAAGTCCCCTTCTGCAAGTGGTATCTTTGATGACCTCTTTTCAATGGAGGGag CTTCCCCAATGGTTGCAGAATTTGAGGAGGTTGAAGGTGAAAGTGAAGAAAGACGAAAAGCCAGATTGGGACGGCACCAGAGAACAAAGGAACGCGCG TTGCAAGCAGTGGCAGATATGAACCAACGCGATTTGCGTACTCAGCAGGAGCAGGAAGAGAGGCGT AGAATTGCTGAGGCTATGGATGCTAAAATAAAGGGATGGGCTGCAGGGAAAGAAGGGAATATGCGTGCACTATTGTCTTCATTGCAATCC GTTCTTTGGCCTGACTGTGGATGGGAGCCAGTTTCACTCACAGATTTGATTACTTCTGGTTCAGTTAAAAAGGTTTACAGAAAGGCCACATTGTGTGTCCATCCAGATAAGGTTCAACAGAAAGGAGCTAGTCTTCAACAAAAATATACTGCAGAGAAGGTTTTTGATATTCTTAAG GAAGCTTGGACCAAGTTCAACAAGGAGGAACTTTCTTAG